A region from the Tahibacter amnicola genome encodes:
- a CDS encoding SGNH/GDSL hydrolase family protein, translated as MSIRFHGATRRWLPAVALLILSAQAMGNTLNQNVSWTVDRAGTSAKYRVVAYGDSIYAGYNGSISNAARYSAPTVDSEYLSALWNADIESIRRAKSGAIASDVFQNKIVADRSYMQAASTRVVTFEMCGNDGLQARSAFKSQTGTCDYSVLNNAVNTCKSYVAQAMDYINANAHANTRLKIITNLYYPGYNADNVQSACRDATTGATVNLRDRFLPALVTMNYWMCDYARQKGFKCADSFAQYMGADYDSNGDGQVDSDALRYVAGESEASYVTRIATTLRSTLRDANTHFASSSSSYDYIQSDDVHPTYTGGTVSAGLFGGSTGSGAPRYTSFSGGKSPIWNNFGHERMGWSLSTYSPATP; from the coding sequence ATGTCTATCCGATTCCACGGCGCTACCCGCCGGTGGTTGCCGGCTGTCGCCTTGCTGATACTGAGCGCCCAGGCCATGGGCAATACGCTCAATCAGAACGTCTCCTGGACTGTCGATCGGGCTGGAACGAGCGCGAAATATCGCGTCGTGGCATACGGTGATTCGATCTACGCGGGCTACAACGGCTCCATCAGCAATGCGGCCCGCTATTCAGCGCCGACCGTCGACTCGGAATACCTCTCTGCGCTTTGGAACGCGGACATCGAGAGCATCCGTCGCGCCAAGTCGGGCGCGATAGCATCGGATGTTTTCCAGAACAAGATCGTGGCGGACCGCTCGTACATGCAGGCCGCCTCTACCCGCGTCGTGACTTTCGAGATGTGCGGCAACGACGGCCTGCAGGCGCGTTCCGCGTTCAAGTCGCAGACCGGTACCTGCGACTACAGCGTGCTGAACAACGCGGTGAACACCTGCAAGAGCTACGTCGCGCAGGCGATGGACTACATCAACGCGAACGCCCATGCCAATACCCGGCTCAAGATCATCACGAACCTGTACTACCCGGGTTACAACGCGGACAACGTGCAGAGCGCATGCCGCGATGCGACTACCGGCGCCACGGTAAACCTGCGCGATCGCTTCCTGCCCGCGCTGGTGACGATGAACTATTGGATGTGCGACTACGCGCGCCAGAAGGGGTTCAAATGCGCCGACAGCTTCGCCCAATACATGGGCGCGGACTACGACAGCAACGGCGACGGCCAGGTCGACTCGGACGCGCTGCGCTACGTGGCCGGAGAAAGCGAGGCGAGCTACGTGACGCGCATCGCCACCACGCTTCGCTCCACGCTGCGGGATGCGAACACGCATTTTGCGAGTTCGTCGAGCAGCTACGACTACATCCAGTCCGACGACGTGCACCCGACCTACACCGGCGGCACGGTGAGTGCCGGCCTGTTCGGCGGATCGACCGGGAGCGGGGCGCCACGCTACACCAGCTTCAGCGGCGGCAAGAGTCCGATCTGGAACAATTTCGGGCACGAACGCATGGGCTGGTCGCTTTCGACCTATAGCCCGGCTACGCCCTGA
- the ggt gene encoding gamma-glutamyltransferase: MIRTCVLAVLLAATHLPAAGAAELAHEPGRAAIASAHALATKAGMTVLNQGGNAFDAAVAVAATLSVVEPQSSGIGGGGLFLLHRASDNSDRMIDARETAPRATRPADFLDADGGLDQEKAWNGALAAAIPGEPAALVWIAKHYGKLPLKTSLAPAIRIARKGFVPDARMLDDIEERLEVIKRYPASAALFLQRGALPKPNWVHRNPDIARTLTLIADKGHDGFYGGELARTLVEGINAAGGNWTLQDLADYQVKEREPLVFQYREWRIVTAPPPSSGGIALKQMLNILAGYDLASLDRIHRVHLTVEAMRRAYRDRAEYLGDPDYITMPLEELGSPLYAAGLRASIHPERATPSDLLPGYTKAKEREHTSHFSIIDAEGNRVSATQTINLALGSALVIPGTGFVMNNEMDDFALKSGAPNAFGLVGADANAPHPGRRPLSSMSPSFLIGPDRIAVIGSPGGSTIITQVLEAMLAFIDGQLPAQIVANPRYHHQYLPDVIEMENDTFDAEEVQQLQAMGHSVIRRDKPWGFMNIVSWDRKSGQLHAGADKRRASGSAVVQ; encoded by the coding sequence ATGATCAGAACCTGCGTTCTTGCTGTACTACTTGCCGCCACACACCTGCCGGCCGCTGGCGCAGCCGAACTGGCGCATGAGCCAGGACGGGCCGCCATTGCCAGCGCACACGCGCTAGCAACGAAGGCAGGGATGACGGTACTCAACCAGGGCGGTAACGCGTTTGACGCTGCGGTCGCCGTTGCAGCGACGCTCTCGGTCGTCGAGCCGCAGAGCTCGGGTATTGGGGGCGGTGGCCTCTTCCTGCTGCACCGCGCCAGTGACAATTCCGATCGAATGATCGACGCACGCGAAACAGCACCCCGGGCGACCCGCCCGGCCGACTTTCTTGACGCTGACGGTGGGCTGGATCAGGAAAAGGCCTGGAATGGCGCTCTTGCTGCCGCGATTCCAGGGGAACCGGCCGCCCTGGTCTGGATCGCGAAGCACTACGGAAAGCTTCCCCTGAAGACGTCGCTGGCACCGGCGATTCGCATCGCGCGCAAGGGATTCGTACCCGATGCGCGCATGCTGGATGACATTGAAGAACGCCTCGAGGTCATCAAACGGTATCCGGCATCTGCCGCACTGTTTCTGCAACGGGGAGCACTACCAAAGCCCAATTGGGTCCATCGCAATCCGGACATCGCCAGGACCCTGACGCTCATTGCGGACAAAGGCCATGATGGCTTTTATGGAGGCGAGCTTGCGCGAACATTGGTCGAAGGCATCAATGCTGCTGGTGGAAACTGGACGCTGCAGGATCTCGCGGACTATCAGGTCAAAGAACGCGAGCCATTGGTCTTCCAGTACCGCGAGTGGCGCATAGTGACCGCACCCCCGCCCTCCTCTGGCGGCATTGCACTCAAGCAGATGCTCAACATCCTTGCCGGCTACGACCTGGCTTCGCTCGACCGAATTCATCGCGTGCATTTGACCGTGGAAGCCATGCGCCGCGCCTACCGCGATCGTGCGGAGTATCTCGGAGACCCCGACTACATCACCATGCCGCTGGAAGAGCTCGGTAGCCCGCTGTACGCGGCCGGACTCCGTGCGTCGATTCACCCGGAGCGCGCCACGCCCAGCGATTTGCTGCCGGGCTACACAAAGGCCAAAGAGCGGGAACACACATCGCATTTTTCCATTATTGATGCCGAAGGCAACAGGGTGTCGGCGACACAGACCATCAATCTCGCGCTGGGTAGTGCCCTGGTAATACCCGGCACCGGATTCGTGATGAACAACGAGATGGACGATTTCGCCCTGAAATCGGGAGCACCCAACGCATTTGGCCTTGTCGGCGCTGACGCAAACGCGCCACACCCAGGGCGCCGCCCGCTGTCGTCGATGTCGCCAAGTTTTCTTATCGGCCCCGACCGCATCGCTGTGATTGGATCACCCGGCGGCAGCACCATCATCACCCAGGTACTTGAGGCCATGCTGGCATTCATCGATGGCCAGCTCCCCGCCCAGATCGTCGCCAATCCACGCTATCACCACCAATATCTTCCCGACGTGATCGAAATGGAAAACGACACCTTCGATGCGGAAGAGGTGCAGCAACTGCAAGCGATGGGACACAGCGTCATCCGACGCGACAAACCGTGGGGGTTCATGAACATTGTCAGTTGGGATAGAAAGTCAGGGCAGCTGCACGCCGGTGCAGACAAGCGTCGCGCAAGCGGTAGTGCGGTTGTTCAATAG